The segment CTTTCCTTCAGCTAGCTCGTGTAACCAGTGATTGACCTCTTTTAGCGGCGCGGTTTCAACTTGTGGTTTGATTTTTCCGGCAGCAATTAAATCATAGAGCTCTTCCATTTCGATATGAGTTCCCCAGAAAGTACCTTGAACACGAACTTGATAGGTAATAGCAGCGGTAGATTCGATAGTAACTTTTGTTGAGCCCAAGCCGACAAGCACAATCGTACCGCCGGGTTTAATGTAGGTTTGCGCATCTTTGAATGTCGATTCGAGACCAACAAAATCCACAATAACATCAAAAGACTGAGGTGCGAGTGTAGAAAGCTGTTTCGAGTTAAGGACCTTTTGCACGCCAAATGATTTTGCCATCTCGAGATTCGATTCTTTTAAGTCACAAGCAGTGACTTGGGCACCAAGGGCTAAAGCAATCTGTACTCCATTCATACCAAGCCCGCCAAGGCCGATAGCTAGAAATTTAGAGCCTAAGCCGACCTGACCTATGGTTTTGATGGCGTGGTAAGGCGTTAACACAGCATCAGTGGCGACGGCTGCGACTTCAGGGCTGATGCCTTTTGGAACTTTGACGATATTACGTGCGGGGACTTTCAAATATTCAGCATAAGCGCCGTCTTGTCCCAAACCAATAAATGTTCTGCCTGGATCGTTGCATAGGTTATCATGCCCGGAACGGCAGAAGTTGCAATGCCCACAAGGGTTCGGCCCGTGTACGGCGTACAATTCTCCGGCACTGTAAGCCGTGTCAACTTCCGAGCCTTTTTCTACGACTTCGCCACAGGCCTCGTGGCCCATTGTGAATGTCTCTTTGTACGGAATATCTCCATGCAAAATATGTAAATCAGAGTGGCAAATGCCGGCTGCACGAATTTTTAAAATGACATCCAGAGGACCTGGCTTAGGTTTCGGAATATCAACTAACGAAAGCTCTTTTTGGCCGGGAACATATCTTGCGGCAAACATAGGGGGTCCTTTCTCAGAAAAGATTTTGAAAAAATTCTACCGAGTTACCAAAGTAAAACAAGAGTGCGGCACCTCACTAAAACTTCTCGTTGCTATAAAACAAATATTATTTCATTCAATCGCGCCTTCTGTTGGTTTTATTTTGACCAACTTCAGTCAGCGATTGCAGAGTTTGTCCGTCGCCTAAGTGGCGGTGTTCGATATGGCGCCTGACAAGAGTGGTGGTTTGTCACCGTCTAGGAACGTCAAAATTATTTTCCCTGCCAAGTAGGTCAGGTTCGCTCTGGCGAAATAGCTATATCTTTATAGCAGAGAGCTCTGTATTCTGATCACCACTGTCCGTTCTGACAATTCATTAGATTTTCTTTTGTCTTCTTCGAATGGCCCCCAAGCTTTTTTAGGGAGGCATAAAATGGGAAAAAAATTATACGTTGGTAATCTGTCATATTCAGTTGATTCAAATCAATTGAACGATCTGTTCGCGCAAGCTGGTTCTGTTGAATCTGCGAATGTCATTATGGATCGCGACTCTGGTCGTAGCAAAGGCTTTGCTTTTGTTGAGATGTCAGATGCCGCTGAGGCTCAAGACGCTATTGGTAAATACAATGGTTTTTCGCTTGATGGGCGCGCGATGAACGTATCTGAAGCAAAACCTCAGGAAAACCGCAAATCTCGTAGCGGCGGAAGCTTTCGACCGCGTACTGCTTACTAGATATAAATAGTCACTAGCATGAGAAGAGTCGGCTATAAGTAGCCGACTTTTTCTTTTATAGAAATGAAGGTTAGAATGTCCGTACAAGTCATTTCTTTTAATTGTCATCTCCGCACGAAAACTGGAAAAACAATTAGTCACAGTACGAACAAAGATGTTCTTACCGCCGCGGAGGAGACTCCGCTTTTTCTAAAGGGTCTTTCTAAACATCTCGCAGGCCTGACCAAAGGTGAAAAAAGGGTGATTCATTTGCCCGCCGAAGAGGCTTACGGGTTCTATGATCCCAAAAAGGTGATCCTGTATCCTCGAAAGAAATTGCCGAAAGAGATTCGCGTGGGATCTCTGATTCGCCTTGCGGGAAAAAGTGGCCGGGTCCATACGTATACAGCAGCACAAATTCTTGGTGAGTTCGTGAGTCTCGATGGGAATCATCCGTTGGCTGGACAGGATTTAATTTTTGAAATTGAAACCCTTGAAGTTCGTGAAGCTTCAGACGAAGAGCTTGAAGAATTATCCAATCCTCTTTCAAAACAGGTATTACACTAATGGCGTCTAAACCGAATTGCCGAAATTACAATCACGGAAAACAAAACCCTCCAGTTGCATTCTGCCCCTCATGTGGCGAGAAATTTATGAGCCATGTAAAGGCTCACAAAACCTGCGACGCTCAGACTCATGCGTTCGATAGAAAAAACCGCAGTCTCTTTTGCTCTAATTGCGGTAAGGATTTGAATAAGTAGATTTCCGCTTGAGAGGAGTCCTTTTTTTAAGTCCGTTGAAAGCGAGAATCATGTTTTGCGAGGGCTTTTAAGAGAAGTTTTTGAAGCATTTTATATTCGCTAGAGGAGAGTCCTCCGAGAAAGCTCTTCATTGTCTCAGTAATTTCTCGCTCGGCATGTTCAAGCTGCCTTTTTCCCGATGTGGTGAGGTTCACCCAGTATCGGCGACGATCCTCATGGTCCTCTTTGCGACTTAGGAAGCCCGCGGCTTCGAGATTATTAATAATTTTGGTCACATCGCTCTTATCAAAACCCACTCGTTGAGCCAGGGCTTGCTGATTGCTTGGGCCAAATTCTTCCAAGGTCGCCATTACGGCGTATTCAGGCATTCTGAATTTGATTTTGCTCTGTACGGCGTTTCTGTAACCTATCCTGCTCAGAATCAGCATCAGGTACATAGGCAGATCGAGAAGGCGGGTCGGCAATTCGTTTTGTGAATCATTTTGAGGCTTTAAGTCCATAATATCGACTCTAATATGAAATTAGTGGGAAATCACCTACAATTATAGTAGGATGATACCTACTATATAAATTGTCTTGAGACAAGGAGTGGATATGAGCAAAGTTTCGGTCATCAATATATTTACGGTAAAAAATGGCAAACTTGATGAGTTTATCGATTTACAACAGCGCTTTGCCTCTGAACTTTCGAAAAATTTTGATGGCCTTATTGGTGGTAGGATGTTCAAGGGGCTTGATGGAAAGACAGCAGTTCTAGTCAGCGTTTTTGCCTCTATGGAGCAGCAAGAAGCCGTTCGTAAACTTCCGATGTTTCAAACACATATTGAACACTTGCGAACACTTATCGACGAGGCGAAACCCGCACTTTTCGAAATAGCATATACGGTCGGAGAGTTTGTTTGATAGCTACTAACGACGGATGTACTCAGTGGTGTGACTAAGAAATTTATAAGTACTTCATGGACTGCATTGTCGAGCACTATGCCAAGAAGAGTGTACGTAAAAAGAAATAGCAGGCTCAGTGCAATATTACATAAGGCGTTTCAGAGGCCCTTTGGTAGTATGTTTGAAAAAATATCTACCAACATCATTAGGAGGCCGTCGTGTCTAGCGAACCTATTCGTGATCCTTTGAAGGACCATCTTTTAACGCCCCAAAACTCAGCGTTCATTGTGATTGATTATCAACCCATTCAGGTGAGTTCCATCCGCTCGATGGATCAGAAGGAATTGGTATTCAATATCGTTCATACGGCAAAGGCCGCAGTAAACTATGATCTTCCGATAGTTCACTCGACTGTGAACGTCACGAGCGGCAGAAATAAGCCACCGATTGGCCCCTTGATGGACGTGTTGGCAAAATACCCAACCTATGATCGCACCACGATCAACAGTTGGGAGGACGTGGAGTTCAAAAAAGCCGTCGTTGCCACCGGCAGAAAAAAGCTGATCATGACGGCCCTATGGACCGAAGCCTGTCTTGCCTTCCCTGCGCTTGATGCGATGAAAGAGGGCTATGAAGTTTATGTTGTCGTGGACGCCGTTGGTGGAACTTCTGTTGCAGCCCACGAGGCAGCTCTTCGTCGCGTAGAGCAGGCCGGCGCAAAGCTTATCAGTAAGACCCAACTCTATTGCGAACTTCAACGTGATTGGGCCCGCGCAAAGACAGTGCCTGGCTTCATGGATGTCTTCGAGAGCTGGGATGGTTTTAATCCGGAGAAGAATGCAAAGAGAGATTAGGTGACGATAACTGAATGGCATCGCGTGCAAATCGTCCTAACATTATTTACTTTCTCGTGGATAATCTCGGGCTTGGAGAACTGGGATGCTATGGTGGAGGCCTTCTTCGCGGGGCGGATACCAAACGTATTGATACGTTCTCGCAGCAAGGGATGAAGCTCTTTAATTTTGCTCCTGAAGCTCAATGCACGCCTTCGCGTTCAGCGTTGATGACGGGTCGGTATGCCATTCGCTCCGGCAATCACACCGTCGCCTTGGCCGGAGATGAAGGAGGCTTAGTCGCGTGGGAACAAACCATGGGCGATATTTTGTCGAAGCAGGGGTATGCCACTGCCTGTTTTGGAAAGTGGCATATCGGCGCCAGTGAAGGGCGTTGGCCTACGGATCATGGCTTTGATGAGTGGTATGGCATTCCTCGGACTTGGGATGAGTGCCTGTGGCCCGAAGATCCTTGGTACAAACCCGAGCGCGACGGAATCACTTATGTTCTTGAAAGTCGCAAGGGTGGTAAAGTCCAAATTGACCAGCAATTGACACTCGATGTGCGACGAGACATCGACAGTGAGTTCTTACGCCGCAGCCGAAAATTTATTGAACAGAGTCAGCAGGCACGAAAGCCCTTCTTTCTTTATTTCAATCACTCATTGATGCATTTTCCGACGATTCCACGTAAAGAGTTTAAAGGTAAATCGGGTCAGGGCGATTGGGCCGACTGTCTCCTTCAGCTGGATGCGGATTTTGGCTCTTTACTTGATATGCTTAAAGACCTTGGAGCGGAAGAAAATACGATTGTGGTGTTTTCCGGAGATAATGGCCCCGAAGAACTGGAGCCTTGGCGCGGTCACTCAGGATTTTTTGACGGTTCTTACTTTACCGGCATGGAGGGTTCTCTCCGCACACCTTGCATTGTTCGCTATTTGGGAAAAGTTCCGGTGAATCAACAGAGTAATGAGATTGTTCATATCACGGATATGTTCACGACTCTCTTGCGATGGGCGGGGGCCGAGATCCCTAAGGATCGTGAAATTGACGGAGTTGATCAGCGCGGTTTTTTAGAGGGACGACAGCGCAATTCATCTCGCGAGGGGTTTCCTTATTGGATGGGTGATACTTTGTACGGAGTGAAGTGGCGCGATTTTAAACTCGTGATGTATCTACAAAGAACCTTGACGGAACCTCCGCAGAAATTGGCAACGCCTCACCTGGTTAATCTCATAGTGGATCCCAAAGAAAGAAATGCAGTGGACTTTCCATACTTGCATTCTTGGGCCGGAGCTCATCACGCAAAAATCTTAAAAGAGTTTTTTGAAAGCGTAAAACGCGAACCTCTCATTCCTGCGGGGGCGCCTCTTGAATATACGCCTTATCTGAAGCGGCCTGACGACCGAGATAGAGAAACTTTCCATTTACAGCCTTGATCCTGCAGACTAAAAAGATATGATTGGGCTCAGCCACGGCGCTTGGAGAACCCATGAGAAAATTAATCTTAAGAATATCTGTTTCAATCGATGGATTTATGGAGTCCTCTGCCGGAAAGCTCGATTTTGGCAAATCCAGAAGTCCCGAAGGTGCGGCTTTGGTGGCAGAGAAAATGAGCCAAGCCGGAGCCCATCTAGTAGGTCGAAAAACATTCAGCGAGTTTGTTAGTTTCTGGCCGACAGCGAGCGGTCCCAATGCCAAGGCGATGAACGATATCCCAAAAATCATCTTTTCAAAAAAAGGTTTTGATCCCACCCAAGTGACAAGTGCAAAGGGATGGGCGGATGCAAGAGTTTTGACGGGCGATCTGGCCGAGGAAATTAAAGCTTTGAAGCAACAACCAGGCAAAGACTTGATGGCTCACGGAGGCATCGAGTTCGCACAGAACCTCGTTCAAACAGGCCTCGTCGACGAATTCCTTTTAGCCGTGCACCCAGTAGCCGCCGGCCGCGGCGCCGGCCTCTTTGAAAAGCTCAGCAAGCCTTTGTACCTCAAGCTGATTGATACGAAAGTTTTCAGTACTGGAGCGATGGTGCAGGTGTATCAGCCAGAAAACCTATCCAGCTAGTTTGAAATCGCTAGAGGCGCGCTATTCTATCTTGAAAAAAAATGAAATAGCATAAACAGGAATAGCGCCGCGAAAAGTGAATACACAATTATAACCCTCCGTAGCTTTGTGGGTTTCGCGTCCTTATTTCTGAAAGGTGTTTTTCCTATTGGATTTAGTTCACGTAACTTTGAGCGCTGGACGTGAGTTTGTATACCGTTTGACTCGATTTCTACTAAAACAAATCCTATAGAAGAGCTTGAGCTATTGGTCTCTTTGGCAATAACCACTACTCTCAGTCCCTGCGGAGTAGTCATCCAATACTTTCTTCCTATAACGATGGGGCGCAATTAGTCTCCGTACTTGTCTTCAATTATTTATTCGGAGTTTTTCCTGTTTGGACGGGATAAAGGCATGATCCAGAGAATGCGGGCATCTGTGTCGAGTAAGGGCTTACTCGATCAAGAGTATTATAAAAAGCTTGGATATTTGAAGTGAAATCAGACTCTTTTCTGGCGGAGTAAATGACTTGAAGAATATTTTTTTTATTTTTTAAATAGGCAGCGGCCTCAAAGTTATTCGGGGAAGGGCCATTAAGAAAATACCTTACTTCAAACTTATATTTATTTTTTGAAGTATATGCAGGCTGTTTTTCTAATTTGAACTTTGGGCTTTTTGCTTTGTATGGATCTGCAACTTCTTTCACAAGTTTTTCTACTCCATCTTCTCCTTTTGCAAACGGATGAGCGATTTGGGCATAAATGACTGCAGGGCTATTATTAAAGGTATTGCCTTCCTGGATATAGAAACTACATACTCCAAAGTTCGAAGCAGAGTCTTTATCAAGAAAGTAGTTGGGAGGAGCGTGAACTCCAATAGAACTATCGTCTCTTATAAGTATGGCATCAATATCTTCAATTTTATTTTCTGCAAAAAGGAATGAACAAAAAAATAAAGTTCCAAAGAAAGTTAATTTTGAAAACTCGTGCATATTGCCTCGTAAACTATTTGATTTAGATATAAACAATATCAAATATATAAAACGATTGCGATGAATATGCACAATCGAGTGGCCTTAGGTCTGAATAAACTTTGAGACGCAGTAATTTGAAATAGCGTTGAAAGTATTAAACGCGTTCTCTGCTTTCTAAAACACGCACTAACTACTTCTGTCCAGGAAAGTAATTTCCACTTTATTTTTGAAAGATACATTGTTCATATTATAAATATGAGTAAATTTACATGCGTTTTATTTTTAGCAGTCTTGCTCAAACTCAATTTCTCACTGGCGTTAGATCCAAAAGATATAGATCCCAAAGAATTAGATAAGATGATCAAGAAGTCAGAACAGATAGTAGCTAGTGGGCATGCCTTCTACAGAAGTTTGGCGTGCCCTGATGGCTCAACTCCAGAGTTTGCTGGAGTAGGGACTAATTATGGAAAGAATGGCGAGATAATTGATAGCTATCGTATTCGATGCAAAGATGGCACTAAGGGAAACTATGAGTGGGCGGAAGGGCAGACGACTCCTCCAAACCCTCCACCAGGATTCCGATTCAAAACTGCAAGTGAACTCAAGAGATTTAGTCCAAGAGGAAGAGTGAATGAACTTTCAGTTTCACCTACTGGTACAGTGTGGATTACGACAGCTGCAGGCTATTCTTATTTCATTAATAAGTTTGAAGATAACTGGGTGCCTGGCTCTTTGTTGGCTACAAAAGATAAGTACGCAAGTGACCTTGAAAGAATTAGTTTTTTTAATACCAAAATAGCTATCGCAACGGGGGGATTAAACGGAAAAATCTATCATACAGAAGATGGCGGTATTACATGGAAAGAGAGTAAGCCAACCCATGATCAGTGGGTATATTCAGTATATTTCACCCCGGACGGAAAAGTTTGGATGGGTGGGTCCGCTGGATTGATCACCTATTCTGAAGACTTTGGAAAAACATGGAAGCAGCTTAAGACCTCATTTAATACCGATCACCGTCTTGCTTCGATTTTTATGTCTAACGATAAGGCGGGGATTGCCGGTTCGTTGGATGGCAATGATTTGCGAACAACCTTAGATAATTGGGAAACCTCCAAATCTATCGCAACTCCAAAGTCACAGAACTTAACGGAGAAAAATGCCCGCGATACCTTGAAAAAAATCTCGGAATTCAATGGTGAGTTTATAGTTAAACAGTCTGATTTGGTATTTCATACCAAAAAAGCCAACATTAAGTGGAGCGGCTTCAAAGACCTTAAAATATTAGATTTTAGCATAGATACTGAAGCAAAAAAAATCTACCTCATAGATAGTAGTGGTTACGTGTATACTTCTTCAGACCTGAACAATTTTAGTAAGGTCGGAACAGAGCGTGTTCAGGTACCAGTCATAGATTCAAAGTTTTCGGCGGGATACTTTCACGTACTTGATGCTGATACGGTTATTTATAAGATTGGCAACGGAAAATTTGAAAAGCGGGCGCCTTTGTTCTACTAGGCAAAGAACTTTCGCGGACGGTTCGTTCCACTCAAAGAGTCGAAGATATTAAATTGGCGGCGGCGGGCCACTTTACTTCGTGTAGTTAAAGCTTTTATCGAGATCAACAGGTCGTGTGGAAGCGGATGATCCGTCATGAGAGGCATCGAAGAGCCCAAAGTTAAGGACTCCGTTAGAGGCATAATAAATA is part of the Bdellovibrionales bacterium genome and harbors:
- a CDS encoding MarR family transcriptional regulator, whose protein sequence is MDLKPQNDSQNELPTRLLDLPMYLMLILSRIGYRNAVQSKIKFRMPEYAVMATLEEFGPSNQQALAQRVGFDKSDVTKIINNLEAAGFLSRKEDHEDRRRYWVNLTTSGKRQLEHAEREITETMKSFLGGLSSSEYKMLQKLLLKALAKHDSRFQRT
- a CDS encoding dihydrofolate reductase family protein encodes the protein MRKLILRISVSIDGFMESSAGKLDFGKSRSPEGAALVAEKMSQAGAHLVGRKTFSEFVSFWPTASGPNAKAMNDIPKIIFSKKGFDPTQVTSAKGWADARVLTGDLAEEIKALKQQPGKDLMAHGGIEFAQNLVQTGLVDEFLLAVHPVAAGRGAGLFEKLSKPLYLKLIDTKVFSTGAMVQVYQPENLSS
- a CDS encoding antibiotic biosynthesis monooxygenase, coding for MSKVSVINIFTVKNGKLDEFIDLQQRFASELSKNFDGLIGGRMFKGLDGKTAVLVSVFASMEQQEAVRKLPMFQTHIEHLRTLIDEAKPALFEIAYTVGEFV
- a CDS encoding arylsulfatase → MASRANRPNIIYFLVDNLGLGELGCYGGGLLRGADTKRIDTFSQQGMKLFNFAPEAQCTPSRSALMTGRYAIRSGNHTVALAGDEGGLVAWEQTMGDILSKQGYATACFGKWHIGASEGRWPTDHGFDEWYGIPRTWDECLWPEDPWYKPERDGITYVLESRKGGKVQIDQQLTLDVRRDIDSEFLRRSRKFIEQSQQARKPFFLYFNHSLMHFPTIPRKEFKGKSGQGDWADCLLQLDADFGSLLDMLKDLGAEENTIVVFSGDNGPEELEPWRGHSGFFDGSYFTGMEGSLRTPCIVRYLGKVPVNQQSNEIVHITDMFTTLLRWAGAEIPKDREIDGVDQRGFLEGRQRNSSREGFPYWMGDTLYGVKWRDFKLVMYLQRTLTEPPQKLATPHLVNLIVDPKERNAVDFPYLHSWAGAHHAKILKEFFESVKREPLIPAGAPLEYTPYLKRPDDRDRETFHLQP
- a CDS encoding FKBP-type peptidyl-prolyl cis-trans isomerase; amino-acid sequence: MSVQVISFNCHLRTKTGKTISHSTNKDVLTAAEETPLFLKGLSKHLAGLTKGEKRVIHLPAEEAYGFYDPKKVILYPRKKLPKEIRVGSLIRLAGKSGRVHTYTAAQILGEFVSLDGNHPLAGQDLIFEIETLEVREASDEELEELSNPLSKQVLH
- a CDS encoding zinc-binding dehydrogenase, whose protein sequence is MFAARYVPGQKELSLVDIPKPKPGPLDVILKIRAAGICHSDLHILHGDIPYKETFTMGHEACGEVVEKGSEVDTAYSAGELYAVHGPNPCGHCNFCRSGHDNLCNDPGRTFIGLGQDGAYAEYLKVPARNIVKVPKGISPEVAAVATDAVLTPYHAIKTIGQVGLGSKFLAIGLGGLGMNGVQIALALGAQVTACDLKESNLEMAKSFGVQKVLNSKQLSTLAPQSFDVIVDFVGLESTFKDAQTYIKPGGTIVLVGLGSTKVTIESTAAITYQVRVQGTFWGTHIEMEELYDLIAAGKIKPQVETAPLKEVNHWLHELAEGKIKSRMALIP
- a CDS encoding RNA-binding protein; its protein translation is MGKKLYVGNLSYSVDSNQLNDLFAQAGSVESANVIMDRDSGRSKGFAFVEMSDAAEAQDAIGKYNGFSLDGRAMNVSEAKPQENRKSRSGGSFRPRTAY
- a CDS encoding hydrolase, giving the protein MSSEPIRDPLKDHLLTPQNSAFIVIDYQPIQVSSIRSMDQKELVFNIVHTAKAAVNYDLPIVHSTVNVTSGRNKPPIGPLMDVLAKYPTYDRTTINSWEDVEFKKAVVATGRKKLIMTALWTEACLAFPALDAMKEGYEVYVVVDAVGGTSVAAHEAALRRVEQAGAKLISKTQLYCELQRDWARAKTVPGFMDVFESWDGFNPEKNAKRD